One stretch of Croceibacterium atlanticum DNA includes these proteins:
- the thiD gene encoding bifunctional hydroxymethylpyrimidine kinase/phosphomethylpyrimidine kinase yields the protein MSAPPRILIIAGSDSSGGAGIQADIKTVTMLGGYAMTAITAITAQNTTGVQGVQTMPASFVGDQIESCLSDIGADAIKIGMLGSPAVAHKVADRLAPLDIPIVFDPVMVATSGSMLADPETVAGFARLMDLATIVTPNLPELEALTGKDCPDRDAIYRATAELAAAHDCHVLAKGGHAEGDRIVDLLVRPDGSAISFDHARIETRHTHGTGCTLSSAIATLLGHGQSVEHAVRLARKFVFKAIQAAPGFGAGHGPMGHQGVR from the coding sequence ATGAGCGCGCCGCCCCGCATATTGATCATCGCCGGTTCGGACAGTTCCGGCGGGGCCGGCATCCAGGCCGATATCAAGACCGTCACCATGCTTGGCGGTTATGCGATGACGGCCATCACCGCGATCACTGCGCAGAACACCACCGGGGTCCAGGGCGTGCAGACCATGCCCGCATCCTTCGTGGGCGACCAGATCGAAAGCTGCCTGTCCGATATAGGCGCGGATGCGATCAAGATCGGGATGCTCGGCTCCCCCGCCGTCGCGCATAAAGTGGCGGACAGGCTGGCGCCGCTGGATATTCCGATCGTGTTCGATCCGGTGATGGTGGCGACCAGCGGATCGATGCTGGCGGACCCGGAAACCGTGGCCGGATTCGCGCGATTGATGGATCTTGCCACTATCGTAACGCCGAACCTGCCCGAACTGGAAGCGCTGACCGGCAAGGACTGCCCCGATCGGGACGCCATATACCGCGCCACGGCGGAACTGGCCGCCGCCCATGATTGCCATGTGCTGGCCAAAGGCGGCCATGCCGAAGGGGACCGGATCGTGGATTTGCTGGTCCGGCCCGACGGATCCGCCATATCCTTCGACCATGCGCGGATCGAAACGCGCCATACGCATGGCACGGGCTGCACATTGTCTTCCGCCATTGCCACCCTGCTCGGCCACGGCCAAAGCGTGGAACATGCCGTGCGGCTGGCGCGCAAATTCGTGTTCAAGGCGATCCAGGCCGCGCCCGGCTTCGGCGCCGGGCACGGCCCGATGGGCCATCAGGGCGTGCGTTAG
- a CDS encoding DUF1272 domain-containing protein, translating to MSLEMRPDCERCGADLPAQAPGAFICSLECTFCAECAEELDDRCPNCGGELVDRPTRAKRWLDAYPPSTERRFSAG from the coding sequence ATGAGCCTGGAAATGCGCCCGGATTGCGAACGCTGCGGGGCGGATCTGCCCGCACAGGCGCCAGGGGCGTTCATCTGCAGCCTTGAATGCACTTTCTGCGCGGAATGTGCGGAAGAACTGGATGATCGCTGCCCCAATTGCGGCGGCGAGCTGGTGGACCGGCCAACCCGCGCCAAGCGCTGGCTGGATGCCTATCCACCTTCGACCGAACGCCGCTTTTCCGCCGGATGA
- a CDS encoding glutathione S-transferase, producing the protein MTERHEAILYSFRRCPYAMRARLALAISRTACELREVKLSAKPPQLLEASPKGTVPVVVLPDGTVIDESIDIMRWALGRHDPEGWLERDDRDLIARNDGAFKHDLDRYKYPDRHDSDSLAHRESALGFLRELDQRLEAKGQLCGSARGLADMAIMPFVRQFAGVDREWFDALPLRHLKDWLAAHLASDLFGAIMIRPRPWIEGDAPIVFPGQGPGQFA; encoded by the coding sequence ATGACTGAACGGCACGAAGCGATCCTCTACAGTTTTCGCCGCTGCCCCTATGCCATGCGGGCGCGGCTGGCCCTGGCGATCAGCCGCACGGCCTGCGAATTGCGCGAAGTGAAGCTTTCGGCCAAGCCGCCGCAATTGCTGGAGGCATCGCCCAAGGGGACTGTCCCGGTGGTGGTGTTGCCTGATGGGACGGTGATTGATGAAAGTATCGACATCATGCGCTGGGCCCTTGGCCGCCATGATCCGGAAGGCTGGCTGGAACGCGACGACCGGGATCTGATTGCCCGTAATGACGGCGCCTTCAAGCACGATCTCGACCGTTACAAATATCCCGACCGGCATGATTCCGACAGCCTGGCCCACCGGGAAAGCGCGCTGGGATTCCTGCGTGAACTGGACCAGCGGCTGGAGGCAAAGGGCCAGCTCTGCGGATCGGCCAGAGGCCTTGCCGACATGGCGATAATGCCCTTTGTGCGCCAGTTTGCGGGCGTGGACCGGGAATGGTTCGATGCCCTGCCGCTGCGGCATCTGAAGGATTGGCTTGCGGCCCACCTTGCATCCGACCTGTTCGGCGCGATCATGATCCGGCCCCGGCCATGGATTGAAGGCGACGCGCCGATAGTCTTTCCCGGGCAAGGTCCGGGCCAGTTTGCCTGA
- a CDS encoding LOG family protein, whose protein sequence is MSDSDDLDRSERDLGDRAFYRADQEAGFAEAQPPQTPQTQHPAYRLAYRDTDFLLREELRPVRFQLELLKPEMLLDEARVGSTLVMYGSARIPPPEAVETALKGAADLPVDERLVVERLAEKAKYYQEAYDLARIASEKSIIEDGQRQFVVCSGGGPSIMEAANKGASEAGAESIGLNIVLPHEQAPNPYVTPYLSFQFHYFALRKMHFLMRARAVAVFPGGFGTFDEMFELLTLIQTGKMKRIPVLLFGKEFWTRVIDFGALAREGTISQKDLDLITWCETAEEGWKHICDFYEIAGPRVPEF, encoded by the coding sequence GTGAGCGACAGCGACGATCTGGATCGGTCCGAGCGGGACCTGGGCGACCGCGCCTTTTATCGCGCCGATCAGGAAGCAGGCTTTGCCGAAGCGCAGCCGCCGCAGACACCGCAGACCCAGCACCCGGCCTATCGGCTGGCATATCGGGACACGGATTTCCTGTTGCGTGAAGAATTGCGGCCGGTCCGCTTCCAGCTCGAACTGCTGAAGCCCGAAATGCTGCTGGATGAAGCGCGCGTGGGTTCCACACTCGTCATGTATGGTTCTGCGCGCATTCCGCCGCCCGAAGCGGTGGAAACCGCGCTGAAAGGCGCGGCGGACCTGCCGGTGGACGAGCGGCTGGTGGTGGAACGCCTGGCTGAAAAGGCGAAATATTACCAGGAAGCCTATGACCTGGCGCGGATTGCCAGCGAGAAATCCATAATCGAGGACGGGCAGCGGCAATTCGTCGTCTGTTCGGGCGGCGGGCCTTCGATCATGGAGGCGGCGAACAAGGGCGCTTCGGAAGCCGGGGCGGAATCGATCGGGCTCAATATCGTGCTGCCGCATGAACAGGCGCCCAACCCCTATGTGACGCCTTATCTGTCATTCCAGTTCCACTATTTCGCGCTGCGCAAGATGCATTTCCTGATGCGGGCGCGGGCGGTGGCGGTGTTCCCCGGCGGTTTCGGCACGTTTGACGAGATGTTCGAATTGCTGACGCTGATCCAGACCGGCAAGATGAAGCGCATCCCGGTGCTGTTGTTCGGCAAGGAATTCTGGACCCGGGTGATCGATTTCGGCGCCCTGGCGCGCGAAGGCACGATCTCGCAGAAGGATCTGGACCTGATTACCTGGTGTGAGACAGCCGAAGAGGGCTGGAAGCACATCTGCGATTTCTATGAGATCGCAGGGCCGCGCGTTCCGGAATTCTAA
- a CDS encoding rhodanese-related sulfurtransferase, whose amino-acid sequence MESMSDHSGQPLRVAALYRFARFEDCAALRDPLAQLCEEQGIRGTLLLAPEGINGTIAGSPDGIHAVLDHIRGLPDCSDLDVKFSGAQSMPFHRMKVRLKREIVTMGQPDIDPRASVGTYVQPEDWNDLISDPDTIVIDTRNDYEVAVGSFAGAIDPKTASFRDFPDWFRQQRDSLLGEGRTPKVAMYCTGGIRCEKSTAFLKQEGIEDVFHLKGGILKYLETVPAEQSLWEGECFVFDQRVTIGHGLAQGSYGLCHACRRPVSETDRSSPLFEEGVSCPACHGERTEEQRASYRERHRQESLAASEGRAHVGARMHAKTDD is encoded by the coding sequence ATGGAAAGTATGAGCGATCATTCCGGCCAGCCCTTGCGGGTTGCCGCCCTCTACCGCTTTGCCCGGTTCGAAGATTGCGCCGCCCTGCGAGATCCGCTGGCGCAGCTGTGCGAGGAACAGGGCATTCGTGGCACCTTGCTGCTTGCGCCGGAAGGCATCAACGGCACGATTGCCGGCAGCCCCGACGGCATCCATGCAGTGCTGGATCATATCCGGGGCCTGCCCGATTGCTCTGATCTGGACGTGAAGTTCTCCGGCGCGCAGTCCATGCCGTTTCACCGCATGAAAGTGCGGCTGAAGCGGGAGATCGTGACCATGGGGCAGCCCGATATCGATCCGCGGGCGAGCGTGGGAACATATGTCCAGCCTGAAGACTGGAACGATCTGATCAGCGATCCGGACACGATCGTGATCGATACGCGTAACGATTATGAAGTGGCCGTGGGCAGTTTTGCCGGTGCCATCGATCCCAAAACTGCCAGCTTTCGCGATTTCCCGGACTGGTTCCGCCAGCAGCGCGACAGCTTGCTGGGCGAAGGGCGCACGCCGAAGGTTGCCATGTATTGCACCGGCGGCATCCGCTGCGAAAAATCGACCGCTTTCCTCAAGCAGGAAGGCATAGAGGATGTGTTCCACCTGAAGGGCGGCATCCTGAAATATCTGGAAACCGTGCCGGCGGAACAAAGCCTGTGGGAGGGCGAATGTTTCGTCTTCGATCAGCGGGTGACGATCGGCCATGGGCTTGCGCAGGGCAGTTATGGCCTGTGCCATGCCTGCCGCCGCCCTGTGAGCGAAACGGATCGCTCCTCTCCCCTGTTCGAGGAAGGCGTGAGCTGCCCGGCCTGCCATGGGGAACGGACAGAGGAACAACGCGCTTCCTATCGTGAGCGGCACCGGCAGGAAAGCCTCGCCGCCAGCGAAGGGCGGGCCCATGTGGGCGCAAGGATGCACGCAAAGACGGATGACTGA